In Deinococcus betulae, the genomic stretch GACACCCGCGCCGGGGAGCTTCAGGCGGCCTTTCAGCAGGCCTTCTGGTGGCCTGAACGCGGCACCTATGTCCACGGCCTAAACGGCGACAAGCAGCCCCTACGGGTGCTGGTGAGCAACGCGGCCCATACCCTATGCACGGGCATCATTGCGCCCGAATACGCCGCGCAGGTCGCCCGCACGGTTCTGGGGCCAGAACTCTGGAGCGGCTGGGGCCTTCGCACCCTGGGTACGCAGGAGCCGCGCTACAACCCGGTGTCGTATCACAACGGCAGCGTGTGGCCCCATGACACGGCCTTGGCTGCGCTGGGCCTGGCCCGCACCGGCCTGCACGCCGAAGCCCATCAGGTCACCCGTGCCCTCTTTGACGCCGCCCGCGCGGCCCCAGACGCCCGCCTGAGCGAACTGTTTGCAGGCTTTCCGCGTGAAGGCGACTTGCCCCCCGTCCCCTATCCCGCCGCCTGCCACCCGCAAGGCTGGGACGCCGCCATTCCGCTGGCGCTGTGGCCCCTGCTGGAAGAGGGGCAAGCGGAAGCGCCGCAAGTAGAGGCCGTCTCGCTGACTTGAGAGAAAGGCAAATTGGGAGGCTCCATCCGCAAATCGGATGGAGCCTTCACACTTACGATGCTGAGCCAACTGGGCAAGCTGCGCTTGCCTCCCCTCACCCCAACCCTCCCCCACAAGGAGGGAGGGAGAAAAACATTACGGCCGGCGCGCTCCATTTCCCACGTACTGCCTCCCGCCAACCGCACTCCCTCTTTTCCCACTCCCCACAACCCACTTCAGTCCGCTGCATCCCCCTGCGCGTACTGAAGCCGGTGCAGCCGGGCGTAGTAGCCGCCCTTGTCCAGCAGCTGGCGGTGGCTGCCCTGTTCCACGATGCGGCCTTTGCGCATCACGACAATGCGGTCACAGTGCTCAATGGTGCTGAGGCGGTGGGCAATGATGATGCTGGTACGGCCCCGCATGACCTTTTCCAGGGCGGCCTGAATGCGCAGCTCGGTTTCGGTGTCCACGTTGGCGGTGGCCTCGTCCAGTACAAGCAGGATGTCCGGGTTCTGGATCAAAGCGCGGGCGAAAGCCAGCAGCTGCTTCTGGCCTGTGCTCAGTGTGGCGCCACGTTCACGCACCTCGGTCTGATAGCCGTGTTCCAGGCCCAGGATGTAGTCGTGAACGCCCACGTACTTACAGGCTTCCACCACACGCTCATGGGGAATCTCGAGGTTGTTCAGGGTCAGGTTGCTCTCGATGGTTCCCGCAAACAGGAACACGTCTTGCAGCACCACGCCCACATGGCGGCGCAGGTCGTACTGGGCCAAGTCGCGCACGTTCACGCCGTCCACCTTCACAGCGCCGCGCTGCACGTCGTAAAAGCGGCTGACCAGGGCGGTCACGCTGGTCTTCCCTGCGCCAGTGGCGCCCACCAGGGCCACGCTCTCGCCAGGGGCAATGCTCAGGTCAATGCCGCGCAGAATCCAGCGGTCGTCGGTGTCGGCGGCCTGGGCCGTCACGCTCTGGTCGTAGGCAAACCACACGCCTTCAAAATCCACCCGGCCTTCAAAGTTGGGGAGCGTTTTCGCGTCCGGCTTGTCCACAATGGCTTCCTCGGTGTCCAACACGCCAAAGATGCGCTCGCTGGACGCCATCGCCGCCTGAAGGTTGTTGAACACGTCGGCCAGGTCCTGAATCGGCTGGAACAGCTGCTGCGACAGCTGCACGAAGGCAAATAGAGTTCCCACCGTGATCGCCCCGGCCACAGCGCCGCTGGCATCCACGCCCAGAATCTGACGGGCGGCGAAGTACAGAATCAGTGCCACGGCCACCTGCCCCAGCACCGCCACCACCGGCATGAACAGCGAGAACCAGCCCACCGAGTTCACGTTGGCGGTCAACAGGGCGCGGTTGCTCAGGTTGAAATCCAGGGCGCTGCGCTTCTGGCGGCCAAACAGCTGGGTGGTCAGCATGCCCGTGATGTTCTCGTTCAGCTTGCTGTTCACGATGGCCTGCTGGGTGCGCGTTTCGCGGAAGGCGTCGCGCAGCTTGGCCCGGAAGTAATTGGTGGTGACAAACAGCACCGGCAGCACCGTGAAGGAAATCAGCGCCAGGCGCCAGTTCACGCTGAGCATCACGATGACGTACACCACGATGATAAAGCTGCTCTGAATCAGGCTGACCAAGCCGCCGGTAATGAACTGGTTGATGGCGTCCACGTCGCTGGTCACGCGGGTAATGAGCCGTCCCACCGGGTTCTGGTCAAAGTACGCCAGGTGCAGGCGCTGCAGCTTGCTGAACACGTCGGCGCGGATGTCGCGCAGCACGTTCTGGCCCAGATAGCCAATCGCCAGAATGAAGCCGTATTGCAGCGCGAATTCCAGCACCTTCAGGCCCATGTAGCCAAACGCCGTCAGGGTGAGGCCGCTGAGCAGCGCCTCGCGGTTGCCCCGCCCCTGCGCCACAGGCGAGAGGTAGGCGTCAATCGCGTGGCGCTGAATGAGCGCGAACAGCGGCGAGGCCAGCGAGATCAGCAGGGCCAGCACCACCCCGCCGATCACCAGCCCCAGGTAGGGCCGCACATAATGCAGGATGCGCCGGGTCAGCTGGGCGTCAAAGCCCTTCTGGTAGGCGTCGGTCGCGTCGGGGCGGGTCATCGGGTCACCTTCTGTTGCAGGCTATTTTTTTCCAGGGCAGTGGCAGCCGTCTCGGGGTCAGCCACCGCCTCGTCTTCGTTGTCCAGGTCACTGGCCAGGCGCTGTAGCCGCTCCAGCTGGGCGTAATGGCCGTTTCTCTCTAGCAGCTCGTCGTGGCTGCCCTGCTCGACCACGCGGCCCTCATTCAGCACCACGATCTGGTCAGCGTGGCGCAGGGTGCTGACGCGGTGGGCCACCAGAATCACGGTGCGGCCCTGGCTCACCTCGCGCAGGCCATCCAGAATGCGCCGCTCGGTCTCGGTGTCCACGGCGCTCAGCGAGTCGTCCAGAATCAGAATGCGCGGCTCCCTGACAATCGCGCGGGCGATGGCCGTGCGCTGGCGCTGCCCACCCGACAGGGTGACGCCGCGTTCACCCAGCATGGTGTCAAAGCCCTGCGGAAAGTCCTGTACGTCGTCCAGCAGGCCGGCCAGGCGAGCGGCCTCACGTACGCGGGCAGGATCGGGGGTCTGGGGAATGTCCTCGGGCGGCGGTGCGCCCACCACGCTGACCCCCGTGGGCACGTCCGGCAGGTCACGCGCCTCAATGCCAAACCCGATGTTGTTGGCAATCGTGTCGCTAAACAAGAAGGGTTCCTGCGGCACCACGCTGATGGCGTCGCGCAGCGTGGCCAGCGGAATCACCCGCAGCTCGTGGCCGTCAATCTTCACTTGCCCACTTGTGGGGTCCATCGCGCGGGTCAGCAGCTGCCCCAGCACAGTCTTGCCGCTGCCGGTAGGACCAGTGATGCCCAGGAAAGTACCGGCTGGAATCTGCAGGTTCACGTCGTCCAGCACCGTGGTCTGCCCGTAGCGCAGGGTCACGTTCTGGAAGGTCACGTCGCCGTGGAGGTCGCGGATGCGTCCGTCGGTGCGCCCACTCTGGTCCCGGACCAGCGGCTGGGCGTCGAACATCTCTCTCAGGCGCAGCCACGAGGCCATGCCGCGCTGAATGATGCCGGTAATCCAGCCGATCATCAGCATGGGAAAGGTCAGGCGTTCCAGCGTCCCCACAAACTGCACGAACATCCCCACCGTAAAGGTGCTGCCCGGTTCTAAAATCAGGCGGCCCCCCATCAGCAGAATCAGGCCGAAAGCTAGGCCCAGCAACAGGCTCATGAAGGAGCGCAGCGGCCCGTCCACTTTCGTCAGGGCGATGTTGCGCCGCAGCAGTTCGAGGTTCATGGCGCGGTAGTCCTGAATCTCGCGGTCCTCAATGGCGTAGCCCTTGACCACGCGCGCGCCGCTGAAGTTTTCCTGGGCGCGGGCCGAAATCAGAGAGTTCTGTTCCTGCGCCAGCCGGTGACGCTCGTTGATCTGCCGCGCCAGGTAGGTCAAGACCCCGACAATGACTGGCACAATTGCCACCACGATCAGAGTCAGCTGCCAGCTCAGGCTGAACATCACGGTGAAAGCCGACAGAAAGCCGGATACGATGTTCACGATCTGCCAAGCGCCAAAACCCAGCATTTCGCGCACGGCGCTGAGGTCGCCAGTCAGGCGGTTCATCAGGTCACCCGTGCGGGCGCGGTCGTAATACGGTTTGTCCAGCGTTTGCAGGTGGGCGAACAGGTCGCGCCGAATCTCGTATTCGCTCTGGCGTGACGCCACCACAATCTGGCGGCGCATCACCAGCATAAAAAAGCCGGCGGTCGTGGCGGCCACAACGATTCCCAGGGCGTAGATCGCCGCCGTTCCTAGCGTGAGGCCGGGCGTGGTGGGGTCCGCGTCCACCTGGCCTGTCAGGCCGTCAATCGTGAGGCGAATCAGGTAAAAGGGCAGCAGGTTGACGGACGTGGCAATCACCACGGCCACCAGCCCGATGATGTACTGGCGCGTATGCAGGCGCATGTACGGCCACAGCGAGCGGAAACTGTCCAAAGGGGCCTCCCAGGGGGCGGGCAAGAGGGATGACATACAGCGGTGGTCTGTCAGAGTGCCTTTTCAGCACCCGTGCGCGGGTCAGAATACGCCTCCTCGCCAAGCCTCAAATGCGCCACATGGCGCATATCGCCGCTGGCTCTGCAAACGCTCAAGGCGGCGCTCAGGAGCTGGCCCCGCGCTGGCCCCGCACCCCGATTGACACCATTAGGGGGCGGTGCTACTATTCCCAGCCGGAAGTGATTGCGCAGCAAGCGCGAAAACTTCCGCACTCAGAGGCCGAACATTCGTTCCACA encodes the following:
- a CDS encoding ABC transporter ATP-binding protein, translating into MDSFRSLWPYMRLHTRQYIIGLVAVVIATSVNLLPFYLIRLTIDGLTGQVDADPTTPGLTLGTAAIYALGIVVAATTAGFFMLVMRRQIVVASRQSEYEIRRDLFAHLQTLDKPYYDRARTGDLMNRLTGDLSAVREMLGFGAWQIVNIVSGFLSAFTVMFSLSWQLTLIVVAIVPVIVGVLTYLARQINERHRLAQEQNSLISARAQENFSGARVVKGYAIEDREIQDYRAMNLELLRRNIALTKVDGPLRSFMSLLLGLAFGLILLMGGRLILEPGSTFTVGMFVQFVGTLERLTFPMLMIGWITGIIQRGMASWLRLREMFDAQPLVRDQSGRTDGRIRDLHGDVTFQNVTLRYGQTTVLDDVNLQIPAGTFLGITGPTGSGKTVLGQLLTRAMDPTSGQVKIDGHELRVIPLATLRDAISVVPQEPFLFSDTIANNIGFGIEARDLPDVPTGVSVVGAPPPEDIPQTPDPARVREAARLAGLLDDVQDFPQGFDTMLGERGVTLSGGQRQRTAIARAIVREPRILILDDSLSAVDTETERRILDGLREVSQGRTVILVAHRVSTLRHADQIVVLNEGRVVEQGSHDELLERNGHYAQLERLQRLASDLDNEDEAVADPETAATALEKNSLQQKVTR
- a CDS encoding ABC transporter ATP-binding protein; the encoded protein is MTRPDATDAYQKGFDAQLTRRILHYVRPYLGLVIGGVVLALLISLASPLFALIQRHAIDAYLSPVAQGRGNREALLSGLTLTAFGYMGLKVLEFALQYGFILAIGYLGQNVLRDIRADVFSKLQRLHLAYFDQNPVGRLITRVTSDVDAINQFITGGLVSLIQSSFIIVVYVIVMLSVNWRLALISFTVLPVLFVTTNYFRAKLRDAFRETRTQQAIVNSKLNENITGMLTTQLFGRQKRSALDFNLSNRALLTANVNSVGWFSLFMPVVAVLGQVAVALILYFAARQILGVDASGAVAGAITVGTLFAFVQLSQQLFQPIQDLADVFNNLQAAMASSERIFGVLDTEEAIVDKPDAKTLPNFEGRVDFEGVWFAYDQSVTAQAADTDDRWILRGIDLSIAPGESVALVGATGAGKTSVTALVSRFYDVQRGAVKVDGVNVRDLAQYDLRRHVGVVLQDVFLFAGTIESNLTLNNLEIPHERVVEACKYVGVHDYILGLEHGYQTEVRERGATLSTGQKQLLAFARALIQNPDILLVLDEATANVDTETELRIQAALEKVMRGRTSIIIAHRLSTIEHCDRIVVMRKGRIVEQGSHRQLLDKGGYYARLHRLQYAQGDAAD